The following proteins come from a genomic window of Rutidosis leptorrhynchoides isolate AG116_Rl617_1_P2 chromosome 10, CSIRO_AGI_Rlap_v1, whole genome shotgun sequence:
- the LOC139872180 gene encoding F-box protein At1g67340-like, producing the protein MRTRSMCCDKRKTDSKSTGEKMILSRKRAKSSAGKPLTTATVSGHCDFLDALPDDIVLFILAKLGSSSTCPADFISVLSTCKRLNVLGVHTLVLSKASPKTFAVKAKNWSESSLRFLKQCSDAGNVEACYTLGMIRFYCLQNRGSGASLMAKAAINSHAPALYSLAVIQFNGSGGTKTDKDLRAGVALCARAAFLGHIDALRELGHCLQDGYGVRQNIAEGRRFLVQANARELAAVLSTTPSKLMAGNWMTWNPLPHLRHGNVVGPGCPLLSDFGCNVPAPEPHASNQFLSEWFSEKVLEPGLRLCSHAGCGRPETRQHEFRRCSVCGGVNYCSRACQALDWKIRHKMECTAVDRWVDDGEGDEDNGNVDGDDGMQVES; encoded by the exons ATGAGAACAAGAAGCATGTGTTGTGATAAAAGAAAAACAGATTCTAAATCAACCGGTGAGAAAATGATACTCAGCCGGAAAAGAGCAAAGTCGTCGGCCGGAAAACCGCTAACGACGGCGACAGTTTCCGGCCATTGTGATTTCCTTGATGCGCTTCCAGACGACATCGTTTTGTTCATTCTCGCTAAACTCGGTTCCTCCTCTACTTGTCCTGCTGATTTCATCAGCGTTTTGTCAAC ATGTAAGAGATTAAACGTGTTAGGCGTTCACACACTTGTGTTATCAAAAGCTTCACCGAAAACTTTCGCCGTTAAAGCAAAAAACTGGTCGGAATCTTCTCTCCGGTTTTTGAAACAGTGCTCCGATGCCGGAAATGTTGAGGCGTGTTATACTCTCGGCATG ATACGATTCTACTGTTTACAAAACAGAGGGAGTGGCGCGTCGTTGATGGCAAAAGCAGCGATTAACTCACACGCGCCGGCGTTATACTCGCTTGCCGTGATTCAATTTAACGGAAGCGGCGGAACAAAAACCGACAAGGATTTACGCGCCGGAGTTGCGTTATGTGCACGCGCGGCGTTTTTAGGCCACATCGACGCGCTCCGGGAACTTGGACATTGTTTACAAGACGGTTATGGTGTACGTCAGAATATAGCAGAAGGCAGACGGTTTTTAGTACAAGCAAACGCGCGTGAACTCGCGGCCGTACTGTCAACAACCCCGTCAAAGTTAATGGCCGGCAACTGGATGACGTGGAATCCGCTACCGCATTTACGTCATGGAAACGTGGTAGGTCCAGGATGTCCGTTACTTAGTGATTTTGGATGTAACGTACCGGCGCCTGAACCGCACGCGTCGAATCAGTTTTTATCCGAGTGGTTTAGTGAGAAAGTGCTTGAACCGGGACTCCGGTTGTGTTCACATGCCGGTTGTGGTAGACCGGAAACAAGGCAACATGAATTTAGAAGATGTTCAGTTTGTGGTGGTGTTAATTATTGCTCACGCGCCTGTCAAGCGCTTGATTGGAAGATCAGGCATAAAATGGAGTGTACAGCGGTGGATAGATGGGTGGATGATGGGGAAGGCGATGAGGATAACGGAAATGTTGACGGAGATGACGGAATGCAGGTTGAAAGTTGA